In the Prochlorococcus sp. MIT 1307 genome, one interval contains:
- a CDS encoding class I SAM-dependent methyltransferase, with the protein MIDYNRVAHSSLLNLAVNIDTVVAKGTNFKDFSSVKNFLSDVINNRQLRGYLESQYGHNHKFNIVDLCSGSGIFGIALASLLGRSGTIHFIDIVGEYHETATRLTKSILGDSYQAVTHTCSADQTSLEDNSIDIAIEVNGFHHCPSLSKVITETKRVLRPNGILLGLDRIHDSNVSDRQLNLLLDAEYSSQWLKENNYIDQKLTRRQNGEGEIRFCEWEKSLINCGFKYPFLIQYVSRSKRSYKVWLISNLPEKISRIFLKFWVKPPRWSFRMLMTMVFGISMTIQAKESKIITRKFPKYVNATIVRMEVIICKT; encoded by the coding sequence ATGATAGATTACAATAGAGTAGCTCATTCATCCCTGCTGAATTTAGCAGTTAATATTGATACTGTTGTCGCAAAAGGTACTAATTTTAAAGATTTCTCTTCTGTAAAAAACTTTCTTTCCGACGTAATTAATAATCGTCAGTTACGAGGCTATCTAGAGTCACAATATGGCCACAATCACAAGTTTAATATTGTAGACCTTTGTAGTGGTTCTGGCATTTTTGGTATCGCTCTGGCGAGTCTTCTTGGTCGTTCAGGAACAATACATTTTATTGATATAGTTGGGGAATACCATGAAACAGCTACAAGGCTAACGAAGAGTATTTTAGGAGACTCCTATCAAGCAGTCACGCATACTTGCTCTGCTGACCAGACTTCGCTTGAAGACAACTCAATAGATATTGCTATTGAAGTAAATGGCTTTCATCATTGTCCATCATTGTCAAAAGTAATTACCGAAACGAAAAGAGTCTTGCGTCCAAATGGAATCCTGCTTGGTCTTGACAGGATCCACGATAGCAATGTGTCGGATAGGCAATTAAACCTTCTCTTAGATGCAGAGTATTCTTCCCAATGGCTTAAAGAAAATAATTATATCGACCAGAAGCTAACCAGAAGGCAAAATGGTGAGGGTGAAATTAGGTTTTGTGAATGGGAGAAATCTCTTATTAATTGTGGATTTAAATACCCATTCCTTATTCAATATGTAAGCCGTTCCAAGCGCTCATACAAAGTATGGTTAATTAGTAATTTACCCGAAAAGATTTCACGTATATTCCTCAAATTTTGGGTAAAGCCCCCTAGATGGAGCTTTAGGATGTTAATGACAATGGTCTTTGGTATTTCAATGACAATCCAAGCGAAAGAATCGAAAATAATCACAAGAAAATTTCCTAAATATGTAAATGCGACAATTGTTAGGATGGAAGTGATAATTTGCAAAACATGA
- a CDS encoding pyruvate kinase, with the protein MPAPRLICTLGPSCDTPEILISLKKAGVDVFRVNMSHADLDELKRYIDIAKSNNIKIGIDTEGAQIRTKITDKKAIYIEKGQRLKIYKRNKNLVNSSALSLYPESVNHLLKETMLIRLDFNGALILLENITNDYFDCRCVSPGLIANNKGVDIINQELDLPDFTEKDLKALKIGHENKIEEIFISFCKSKQAVLRAKSIIPNAYITSKIESKLSINNLPEILQYSDCILVDRGDLTREINIMDIPFAQRGIIKMAMNTCTPCYVATNVLESLIEGSLPTRAELNDIVGTMEMGATGIVLAAETAIGKKPVLCAEIVSELIHRLYMHQNGLLFADLDRNEITDQDMRVWLNRITINHGDNMS; encoded by the coding sequence ATGCCAGCTCCTAGACTTATTTGTACCCTTGGACCCAGTTGTGATACACCTGAAATATTAATCTCTTTGAAAAAAGCTGGAGTAGATGTATTTAGAGTAAATATGTCTCATGCTGATTTGGATGAGTTAAAAAGATATATAGATATTGCAAAATCTAATAATATTAAAATTGGAATTGATACAGAAGGTGCTCAAATTAGAACAAAAATAACTGATAAGAAAGCAATATATATTGAGAAGGGTCAGAGATTAAAAATCTATAAAAGAAATAAAAACTTAGTCAATTCTAGCGCTCTATCATTATACCCAGAATCAGTAAATCATTTACTTAAGGAGACCATGCTAATCAGGTTGGATTTTAATGGTGCTTTAATACTCTTAGAAAATATAACAAATGATTATTTTGATTGTAGATGTGTTAGCCCTGGATTAATTGCAAATAATAAAGGAGTTGATATTATCAATCAAGAATTAGACTTGCCAGATTTTACTGAGAAAGATCTCAAGGCTTTGAAAATTGGCCATGAGAATAAGATAGAAGAAATATTTATTTCTTTCTGCAAGTCTAAGCAGGCAGTTTTAAGAGCAAAGTCAATAATTCCCAATGCTTATATAACAAGCAAAATTGAAAGCAAACTAAGTATAAATAATCTTCCTGAAATATTACAATATTCAGATTGTATTTTAGTTGACCGTGGTGATTTAACTCGAGAAATCAATATTATGGACATACCCTTTGCCCAAAGGGGGATCATAAAAATGGCAATGAATACTTGTACTCCTTGTTATGTAGCTACAAATGTCTTAGAAAGCTTAATTGAAGGATCTTTGCCAACTAGAGCAGAACTTAATGATATTGTAGGGACAATGGAAATGGGTGCAACCGGAATAGTTTTAGCAGCTGAAACAGCAATAGGGAAAAAACCTGTACTTTGTGCTGAAATAGTCAGTGAGTTAATTCATCGATTATATATGCATCAAAATGGATTACTTTTTGCTGACCTTGATAGGAACGAGATAACTGATCAGGATATGAGAGTCTGGCTAAATAGAATAACTATAAATCATGGTGATAATATGTCATAA
- a CDS encoding DUF1651 domain-containing protein has translation MTTRPGATSTGVFIFNSMSCDAGRGSLDGWLISPEGEWCYRFHCDPKGWHRYPFIFVDKWTAMPDGSPSLMKKRSKLPLDEALELCGNMLLDGWKKLETQFGDSNGSMLYEDAV, from the coding sequence TTGACGACCAGGCCAGGAGCGACTAGTACAGGTGTATTCATCTTTAATTCTATGTCTTGCGACGCAGGAAGAGGCAGTCTTGACGGATGGTTGATTAGTCCAGAGGGGGAGTGGTGTTATCGCTTTCATTGCGACCCCAAGGGTTGGCATCGCTATCCCTTTATCTTTGTCGACAAATGGACCGCAATGCCAGATGGCTCTCCATCGTTAATGAAAAAACGAAGCAAACTCCCTTTAGACGAAGCATTGGAGTTGTGCGGGAACATGCTTCTTGATGGATGGAAGAAGTTGGAAACTCAATTTGGAGATAGCAATGGATCTATGTTGTATGAGGATGCAGTGTGA
- a CDS encoding DUF805 domain-containing protein — translation MTSLAKFLKFFEYLYLFGSLITYFSLSIRRLRDLVKSIYWVVILLIPVLNLILILAWFTKPQLNIAMY, via the coding sequence ATGACCTCACTAGCTAAGTTTCTAAAATTTTTCGAGTATTTGTATTTATTTGGTAGTCTGATTACTTATTTTTCGCTGTCAATTCGAAGACTTAGAGATTTGGTTAAGTCTATATATTGGGTTGTAATATTGCTTATTCCAGTTTTAAACTTGATCCTAATACTTGCCTGGTTTACCAAGCCTCAATTAAATATTGCAATGTATTAG
- a CDS encoding tetratricopeptide repeat protein, whose amino-acid sequence MKLRNTAIALGVATATATGLSLLNVEKTIIIKSTAVLVTGGLLIDINKIKSSSEKKKKELDYMKKKLGQLKTVSADQKKAAEVLFKSGEVKHDNQEYEEAIRDYTKAIEFDPKYVEAYEERGNAKDSLGKYQDAILDYSKALEINADDDNIYNYRGISRILLNEITNALEDLNKALEINPNNINSYIIRGYAKRLSADLKGACKDWKKAADLGDKDATKLLKKYCK is encoded by the coding sequence ATGAAACTCCGCAATACCGCCATTGCTCTAGGAGTTGCTACTGCCACTGCTACTGGTTTGTCTCTTCTTAACGTAGAAAAAACAATTATCATAAAATCAACAGCTGTTTTGGTTACTGGAGGGTTGTTGATTGATATAAATAAGATAAAAAGTTCCTCTGAAAAGAAAAAAAAAGAACTCGATTATATGAAAAAGAAGTTGGGTCAGCTAAAAACTGTTTCTGCTGACCAGAAAAAAGCAGCAGAGGTTTTGTTTAAGAGTGGCGAAGTAAAGCATGATAATCAAGAATATGAAGAGGCAATACGTGATTACACCAAGGCAATAGAGTTTGATCCTAAATACGTAGAAGCTTATGAAGAACGTGGTAATGCTAAAGATTCATTAGGTAAATATCAAGATGCAATATTGGATTACAGCAAAGCTCTTGAAATCAATGCTGATGATGACAATATTTATAATTATCGTGGCATATCAAGAATCCTCCTTAATGAAATAACCAATGCTTTAGAAGATCTAAACAAGGCGTTAGAAATCAATCCCAACAATATCAATTCTTATATTATCCGTGGATATGCTAAGCGTCTTTCAGCAGATCTAAAAGGTGCGTGTAAAGATTGGAAGAAAGCAGCAGATTTAGGCGACAAAGATGCTACCAAATTATTAAAAAAGTATTGCAAATAA